One window from the genome of Fulvivirga lutea encodes:
- a CDS encoding zinc dependent phospholipase C family protein — MKKTVLILLFTCIFTCSNAIWGFFAHQKINRLAVFTLPIEMVGFYKFNIQYITENAVNPDKRRYAVENEAPRHYLDADVYGDSAVYKLPRYWNEAVEKYTEDTLQAYGIVPWHIYRVKQWLTDAMRIQDAEAILRLSADLGHYIGDANVPLHTTENYNGQLTNQHGIHGFWESRLPELYSNDYNYFVGNAQYITNTQIAAWDALIQAHEALDSVLFFEKQLSEKMGADKKSSFETRGASTVRVYSKDFSRAYHKELDGMVERQMTRAIKMIGDFWYTCWIDAGQPDLDQLIDFEFSDQELQKRKQELEEWKEKRYQARDHESG, encoded by the coding sequence ATGAAAAAAACCGTCCTCATACTTCTTTTTACATGCATTTTCACCTGTTCTAATGCGATATGGGGCTTTTTTGCGCATCAGAAAATTAATAGACTAGCGGTTTTTACTCTTCCTATAGAAATGGTTGGCTTTTATAAGTTTAATATCCAATACATTACTGAAAATGCGGTAAATCCTGACAAAAGACGGTATGCAGTGGAAAATGAAGCCCCAAGGCACTATTTAGATGCGGATGTCTATGGTGACAGTGCGGTATACAAACTTCCACGCTATTGGAATGAGGCAGTTGAAAAATATACAGAAGATACTTTACAGGCCTATGGCATTGTTCCATGGCATATTTACAGAGTAAAGCAATGGCTCACAGATGCTATGCGTATACAGGATGCAGAAGCTATTCTCAGGTTATCTGCCGATTTAGGCCATTACATTGGGGATGCTAATGTGCCGCTACATACTACTGAGAATTATAATGGGCAATTGACCAATCAACACGGTATTCACGGGTTTTGGGAATCGAGGTTACCCGAACTGTATTCCAATGACTACAATTATTTTGTAGGAAATGCACAGTATATCACCAACACTCAAATTGCAGCCTGGGATGCACTGATTCAGGCTCATGAAGCCTTAGATTCAGTATTGTTTTTCGAAAAACAGCTCAGTGAGAAAATGGGCGCTGATAAGAAGTCTTCATTTGAAACGCGAGGCGCGAGCACGGTGCGAGTATATTCAAAAGATTTTTCAAGGGCCTACCACAAAGAATTAGATGGTATGGTGGAAAGACAAATGACCAGGGCTATAAAAATGATTGGTGATTTTTGGTACACCTGCTGGATTGATGCCGGTCAGCCCGATTTAGATCAATTAATTGATTTTGAATTCAGTGATCAGGAACTACAAAAACGAAAGCAGGAATTGGAAGAGTGGAAAGAAAAGCGCTATCAAGCCAGAGATCATGAATCTGGGTAA
- the rpsT gene encoding 30S ribosomal protein S20 has protein sequence MANHKSALKRIRSNNAKRLRNKYQHKTTRTFIKKLRETTDKAEAQGLLKTVVSMIDKLAKKNIIHRNKAANNKSKLTKLVNSL, from the coding sequence ATGGCAAATCATAAGTCAGCGTTAAAAAGAATTAGATCAAACAACGCAAAAAGATTAAGAAACAAGTATCAGCACAAAACTACCAGAACGTTTATCAAGAAATTGAGAGAAACGACTGACAAAGCTGAAGCTCAAGGTTTATTGAAAACAGTGGTTTCAATGATCGACAAGCTTGCAAAGAAAAATATTATTCACAGAAATAAAGCTGCGAACAACAAGTCTAAATTAACTAAGTTGGTTAACAGTCTTTAA
- a CDS encoding SH3 domain-containing protein — MKRILGLIIVLLCSTGAYSQSLATADSLFNEGKYTESFEIYKTLLEEEKVVSPSMLLKMAYIKEGLGGTSDALYYLNLYYLKTADKKVLFKMEELAQKAGADGYEYNDFEFIQTVFFKYFNTIVLTLISIGILLLAISFYLKFRKGVSPAVPSIFMVFVLALTFVLINFGKQYNRAVVTKSNAYLMSGPSSAAEVLTIIKKGNRVETKGTTDIWTKIESNSKVGYIKTEKLKEVEL; from the coding sequence ATGAAAAGAATCCTGGGTTTAATCATTGTTTTACTGTGCAGCACTGGCGCTTACTCGCAAAGTTTAGCCACTGCCGACTCACTATTTAATGAAGGTAAGTATACCGAGTCATTCGAAATTTATAAAACCCTTCTGGAAGAGGAGAAAGTTGTAAGCCCTTCCATGCTACTTAAAATGGCCTACATTAAAGAAGGACTTGGAGGAACCTCAGACGCCCTGTATTATTTAAATCTGTATTATTTGAAAACAGCCGATAAAAAGGTTCTATTTAAAATGGAAGAACTGGCTCAAAAGGCTGGTGCAGATGGTTATGAGTACAATGATTTCGAATTCATTCAAACGGTATTCTTTAAATATTTTAACACAATTGTATTAACCCTTATCTCCATTGGAATACTGTTACTTGCAATTTCGTTCTATTTAAAATTCAGAAAGGGTGTAAGTCCGGCCGTACCATCTATTTTTATGGTATTTGTATTAGCCCTTACCTTTGTTCTGATCAACTTTGGAAAGCAATATAACAGAGCTGTTGTAACAAAATCTAATGCCTATTTAATGAGTGGCCCTTCATCTGCAGCAGAGGTGTTAACCATCATTAAAAAAGGCAACCGAGTAGAAACCAAAGGAACTACTGACATCTGGACTAAAATTGAGTCCAACTCCAAAGTGGGTTATATCAAAACAGAAAAGTTAAAAGAAGTAGAACTTTAA